In Geotalea uraniireducens, one genomic interval encodes:
- a CDS encoding alpha/beta fold hydrolase → MPQLTTVGGTTLHYEEVGAGVPVVLVHGWAMSGRVWAFQRELGAACRLIMLDLRGHGASSAPAAGYAFADFAADIVALFDHLELRRAVLLGWSLGAQSVLEVERTLRDRLAGLVLVGGTPRFAAGNAWPHGLPASEVRGLALRLRRNYEATLGEFFQRMFVAGELSPADNQRLVREIVMNRRHPDPAAVAAALTTLAAGDQRPLLAGVSCPALVLHGDRDPICLPGAGRALAEGLPAGRLVMFPGLGHAPFLSRPELFNRQLGDFIREVAADD, encoded by the coding sequence ATGCCGCAGCTGACGACGGTGGGAGGGACAACGCTCCACTACGAAGAGGTGGGAGCGGGGGTGCCGGTGGTCCTGGTCCACGGCTGGGCGATGTCGGGGCGGGTCTGGGCATTCCAGCGCGAGCTCGGTGCCGCCTGCCGCCTGATTATGCTCGATCTGCGCGGCCACGGTGCCTCGTCGGCGCCGGCCGCCGGCTACGCCTTCGCCGATTTCGCCGCCGATATCGTTGCCCTCTTCGATCATCTGGAGCTGCGGCGCGCGGTGCTGCTCGGCTGGTCCCTCGGTGCCCAGTCGGTGCTGGAAGTCGAACGGACGCTGCGCGACCGGCTGGCTGGGCTGGTGCTGGTGGGGGGGACGCCGAGATTTGCCGCCGGCAACGCTTGGCCCCACGGGCTCCCCGCCAGCGAGGTCCGGGGATTGGCCCTTCGCCTCAGGCGTAATTACGAGGCAACGCTTGGCGAATTCTTCCAGCGGATGTTCGTCGCCGGGGAGTTGTCGCCGGCGGACAACCAGCGGCTCGTCCGGGAGATTGTCATGAACCGGCGCCATCCCGATCCGGCGGCGGTGGCAGCGGCGTTGACCACCCTGGCGGCGGGCGACCAGCGACCGCTGTTGGCGGGGGTTTCCTGCCCGGCGCTGGTACTGCACGGCGATCGGGACCCGATCTGCCTCCCCGGCGCCGGCCGGGCCCTTGCCGAGGGGCTCCCCGCCGGTCGGCTGGTGATGTTCCCCGGTCTGGGGCATGCGCCGTTTCTCTCCCGGCCGGAGCTGTTCAACCGACAGCTCGGCGATTTTATCCGCGAGGTTGCCGCCGATGATTGA
- a CDS encoding HD domain-containing phosphohydrolase — protein sequence MNSLKIKIFLLIALIVIVIVSTVGYLELRNQKGIITQISTRNALIFTTAIQSSIENVMMSGRSDEVASVLTRLKGQDTLRQLRIFDETGRILNSADRHELGRQVTPKELDAYRRGMRVALRSDGDEEFFECISPIYNKPACHSCHDPRSTVLGALEIDMAVDYLEAYLSKGKEYTLLSTMAMVALILVTVFLFISIYVNSPLKTIISSMQKVEHGDFSIKTRITSSSEMMFLSDHFNMMVNKLKYYMDTTISHERELARAQSKLANHHEMHLMNQKLEEQLKEIENLNVSMEERIEEIEEANYRIADLASELEDKNANLERAVARLSTLYKVGLAVNSTVELDRLFTLIVRTTVETLQAQIGYIILYDTQRKFLRVTTLLGHVIPPDSATIIPMKPSSVSTWVIEHRRPLLIADINEAPQFDRFSALGYERKSLICAPLLVKDEIIGTITVVNKSDNSTYNAEEVELLSTIAAQASIAIKNAQLYDEQQATYLHTIQALVSAIEASDSYTRGHSERVTRYSMELARKLGLPAERLKIIERAAILHDIGKIGIDLSLLHKEGKLTPEDIHDLHQHPVIGMKILEPIDFLQDVRLCIGQHHERHDGRGYPNRLRAEELLIESRILAIADAFDAMTSDRPYRKALPIETAIQELHDNAGSQFDPDLVPHFVELLENGAFGFYPDRAPIADDKRGERKVVSMSDYGPRSL from the coding sequence ATGAATTCACTGAAGATCAAAATATTTTTGCTGATAGCGCTGATCGTGATCGTCATTGTCTCGACGGTCGGCTATCTGGAACTGCGCAACCAGAAGGGGATCATCACCCAGATTTCGACCAGAAACGCCCTCATTTTCACCACCGCCATCCAGAGCAGCATCGAAAACGTCATGATGAGCGGGCGCTCGGATGAAGTGGCCAGCGTCCTCACCCGCCTGAAGGGGCAGGACACCCTGCGGCAGTTGCGAATCTTCGACGAGACCGGTCGTATTCTCAACTCCGCCGACCGGCACGAACTCGGCAGACAGGTAACCCCCAAGGAGCTCGACGCCTACCGGCGCGGCATGCGGGTGGCTTTACGCAGCGACGGTGATGAGGAATTCTTCGAGTGCATCTCGCCGATCTACAACAAGCCGGCCTGCCACTCCTGCCACGACCCGCGCTCCACCGTCCTCGGCGCCCTGGAGATCGACATGGCGGTCGACTACCTGGAGGCCTACCTCAGTAAGGGGAAAGAATACACCCTTCTCTCGACCATGGCGATGGTCGCCCTGATCCTGGTGACGGTGTTCCTCTTTATCAGCATTTACGTCAACTCGCCGCTGAAGACGATCATCTCTTCCATGCAGAAGGTCGAGCACGGCGACTTCTCGATCAAGACCCGGATCACCAGCAGCAGCGAAATGATGTTCCTCTCCGACCATTTCAACATGATGGTCAACAAGCTCAAGTATTACATGGACACCACCATCAGCCACGAACGGGAGCTGGCCCGGGCCCAGTCGAAGCTGGCCAACCACCATGAAATGCACCTGATGAACCAGAAGCTCGAAGAGCAGCTGAAGGAGATCGAGAACCTCAACGTCAGCATGGAAGAACGGATCGAGGAGATCGAGGAGGCGAACTACCGGATCGCCGACCTGGCCAGCGAACTGGAAGACAAGAACGCCAACCTGGAGCGGGCAGTCGCCCGGCTGTCGACCCTTTACAAAGTCGGCCTTGCCGTCAACTCAACCGTCGAGTTGGACCGGCTCTTTACCCTGATCGTCAGGACGACCGTCGAGACCTTGCAGGCACAGATCGGCTACATCATCCTTTACGACACCCAGCGGAAGTTCCTCCGGGTCACGACCCTGCTCGGTCACGTCATCCCGCCCGATTCGGCGACGATCATTCCGATGAAACCGTCGAGCGTTTCCACCTGGGTCATTGAGCACCGGCGGCCGCTGCTTATCGCCGATATCAACGAGGCGCCCCAGTTCGACCGCTTCAGCGCCCTCGGCTACGAACGGAAGTCCCTGATCTGCGCCCCGCTGCTGGTGAAGGACGAGATCATCGGTACCATCACCGTCGTCAACAAATCCGACAATTCGACCTACAACGCCGAAGAGGTGGAACTGCTCTCCACCATCGCCGCCCAGGCAAGTATCGCCATCAAGAATGCCCAACTGTACGACGAGCAGCAGGCCACCTACCTGCACACGATCCAGGCTCTCGTCTCGGCCATCGAGGCCAGCGACAGCTATACCCGCGGCCACTCGGAGCGGGTCACCCGCTATTCGATGGAGCTGGCCCGCAAGCTGGGACTGCCGGCCGAGCGGCTCAAGATCATCGAGCGGGCGGCGATTCTGCACGACATCGGCAAGATCGGCATCGACCTGAGCCTCCTCCACAAGGAAGGGAAGCTGACCCCGGAGGATATCCACGACCTGCACCAGCATCCGGTGATTGGCATGAAGATTCTCGAACCGATCGACTTCCTCCAGGACGTCCGGCTCTGCATCGGTCAACATCATGAGCGGCATGACGGCCGAGGGTATCCCAACCGGCTCCGCGCCGAGGAGCTGCTGATAGAATCGCGCATCCTGGCGATTGCCGACGCCTTCGACGCCATGACCTCGGACCGCCCCTACCGGAAAGCCCTGCCGATCGAGACCGCCATCCAGGAACTGCACGATAACGCCGGCAGCCAATTCGATCCCGACCTGGTGCCGCACTTCGTCGAGCTTTTGGAAAACGGCGCCTTCGGCTTTTATCCCGACCGGGCACCGATCGCAGACGATAAACGGGGTGAACGGAAGGTAGTTTCAATGAGCGACTACGGTCCCCGCTCTCTTTGA
- a CDS encoding ArsR/SmtB family transcription factor: MEFDKTRNFNEEAEIFKVLGHPVRLKIVAGLCTRECNVKHIWECLGLPQATVSQHLALLKNKGIIEGKREGVEVHYTVVHPLAKKLIEVVS; this comes from the coding sequence ATGGAATTCGATAAAACCAGAAATTTCAATGAAGAAGCGGAAATTTTCAAGGTGCTCGGCCATCCTGTCCGCCTCAAGATCGTCGCCGGTCTCTGCACCCGCGAATGCAACGTCAAGCATATCTGGGAATGTCTGGGGCTTCCCCAGGCAACCGTTTCCCAGCATCTGGCGCTGTTGAAGAACAAGGGGATCATCGAAGGGAAGCGGGAAGGGGTGGAGGTTCATTACACCGTCGTCCACCCGCTGGCAAAAAAGCTCATCGAAGTGGTCAGCTAA
- a CDS encoding metallophosphoesterase, with protein MSLFLAMFFLIYGGTHVYFFYRARAAFGFGAVVAVALALFLAVMAVMPLLVRITERQGLEGIARFLAWSGYCWMGVLFFFFSSSLAIDSYHLVLKAVALLSHRDLAAFRLSPLGAFRLAALYTVVVTVYSAFEARDIRTEHLTVPSAKLPADVPRLRIVQISDVHLGLIVREELLQRIVTSVRAAGPDILVSTGDLVDGQINNLANLVEPLAELHPRFGKYAVTGNHEYYAGPEQAFAFTRRAGFRLLHGEAATVAGITVAGVDDPVAVRLGLAPADQERRLMATLPPERFTLLLKHRPQLDSPPSPFDLMLSGHVHGGQLFPFGLVVRLSYPLMNGVHRLANGALLAVSRGTGTWGPPLRFLAPPEITIIDLQRTP; from the coding sequence ATGTCCCTCTTCCTGGCGATGTTTTTCCTGATCTACGGCGGGACCCACGTCTACTTTTTCTACCGTGCCCGGGCGGCGTTCGGCTTCGGCGCCGTGGTGGCGGTCGCTCTGGCGCTGTTCCTGGCGGTGATGGCGGTCATGCCGCTGCTGGTCCGGATCACCGAGCGGCAAGGACTGGAAGGGATTGCCCGGTTCCTCGCCTGGAGCGGCTACTGCTGGATGGGGGTGTTGTTTTTCTTCTTCAGCAGCTCGCTGGCGATCGATTCCTACCATCTGGTTCTCAAGGCGGTGGCGCTGCTCAGCCACCGCGACCTGGCAGCCTTCCGGCTCTCCCCGCTCGGGGCGTTCCGGCTGGCGGCGCTCTACACCGTGGTGGTGACTGTTTACAGCGCTTTCGAGGCCCGCGACATCCGTACCGAACACCTGACGGTGCCGAGCGCCAAATTGCCGGCGGACGTGCCGCGGCTGCGGATCGTGCAGATTTCTGACGTCCACCTGGGACTGATCGTCCGGGAGGAGCTGCTGCAGCGGATCGTGACCAGCGTCCGGGCGGCCGGACCCGACATCCTCGTCTCCACCGGCGATCTGGTGGATGGGCAGATCAACAACCTGGCGAACCTGGTCGAACCGCTGGCGGAACTGCATCCCCGCTTCGGCAAGTATGCCGTCACCGGTAATCATGAGTATTATGCCGGCCCGGAGCAGGCCTTTGCGTTCACCCGCCGGGCCGGCTTCCGGCTGCTTCACGGCGAAGCGGCAACGGTGGCCGGCATCACCGTCGCCGGCGTCGACGATCCGGTGGCGGTCCGGCTCGGCCTCGCTCCGGCCGACCAGGAGCGGCGGCTGATGGCTACGCTCCCTCCGGAGCGGTTTACCCTGCTGCTCAAGCACCGTCCCCAGCTCGACTCTCCTCCCAGCCCCTTCGACCTGATGCTGTCGGGTCATGTCCACGGCGGCCAGCTCTTTCCCTTCGGACTGGTGGTCCGGCTCTCCTACCCGCTGATGAACGGCGTTCATCGTCTGGCCAATGGCGCCCTGCTGGCGGTCAGCCGGGGGACCGGCACCTGGGGGCCGCCGCTCCGCTTCCTCGCTCCTCCGGAAATCACTATTATCGATCTCCAGCGCACCCCGTGA
- the bioF gene encoding 8-amino-7-oxononanoate synthase, whose product MSGSIGEELAALRQDGLYRSLRLVAGSQGSRVVVDGREVLLLCSNNYLGLADHPQLKARAVAAVERYGTSSGASRLVSGTMELHAELEARIARFKGTEAALLFNSGYAANSGIIPALAGKGDLIFSDRLNHASIVDGSLLSRATLVRYPHNDLAALRRLLAKHPPTGRRLIVTDGVFSMDGDLAPLAELVALKREFGALLMVDDAHGSGVLGATGRGSAELLGVMDGVDIHMGTLGKAFGSYGAYAAASREIVAYLVNRARSFIFSTSLPPAVLAASLAAFDVVDSPEGARLRRQLAANSERFRGALAAAGFDTMGSTTQIVPLRVGEAAPAMEFTRLLLAEGFFVQGIRPPTVPAGTCRLRCTLMATHSPDDLDRAAAAIVRIGRQLGVI is encoded by the coding sequence GTGTCGGGATCGATCGGCGAAGAACTGGCAGCATTGCGGCAGGACGGACTCTATCGTTCGCTGCGGCTGGTGGCGGGGAGCCAGGGGAGCCGGGTGGTGGTGGATGGCCGGGAAGTGCTGCTCCTTTGCTCCAACAACTACCTCGGGCTGGCCGATCATCCGCAGCTCAAGGCACGAGCGGTGGCGGCGGTGGAGCGTTACGGTACGTCCAGCGGCGCCTCGCGGCTCGTCTCGGGGACCATGGAGCTCCACGCCGAACTGGAGGCGCGCATCGCCCGCTTCAAAGGGACCGAGGCGGCACTCCTCTTCAATTCCGGCTATGCGGCCAACAGCGGCATCATCCCCGCCCTGGCGGGAAAAGGCGACCTGATCTTCTCCGATCGCCTCAACCACGCCAGTATCGTCGACGGTTCCCTCCTCTCCCGGGCCACCCTGGTCCGCTATCCGCACAATGACCTGGCCGCGCTCCGCCGGCTGCTGGCGAAACATCCGCCGACCGGGCGGCGGCTGATCGTCACCGACGGGGTCTTCAGCATGGACGGCGACCTGGCGCCGCTGGCGGAGCTGGTGGCGCTGAAGCGCGAGTTTGGCGCCCTGCTGATGGTTGACGATGCCCACGGCAGCGGCGTCCTCGGGGCGACCGGCCGGGGGAGCGCCGAGCTGCTCGGGGTAATGGACGGGGTGGATATCCACATGGGGACCCTCGGCAAGGCGTTCGGCAGTTACGGTGCCTACGCCGCCGCTTCCCGGGAGATCGTCGCCTATCTGGTCAACCGGGCGCGCAGTTTCATTTTTTCCACCTCGCTGCCGCCGGCGGTGCTGGCTGCTTCGCTGGCCGCCTTCGACGTGGTCGATTCGCCGGAAGGGGCGCGGCTGCGCCGGCAGCTGGCGGCCAACAGCGAGCGGTTCCGGGGCGCACTGGCCGCCGCCGGTTTCGACACCATGGGGAGTACGACCCAGATCGTCCCGCTCCGGGTCGGCGAGGCGGCACCGGCGATGGAATTTACCCGGCTGCTCCTGGCGGAAGGGTTCTTTGTCCAGGGGATTCGCCCGCCGACCGTCCCGGCGGGGACCTGCCGGCTCCGCTGCACCCTGATGGCGACCCACAGTCCCGACGATCTTGACCGGGCGGCGGCGGCCATTGTCCGGATCGGCCGGCAGCTGGGGGTGATCTGA
- a CDS encoding ABC transporter ATP-binding protein yields the protein MSHLLAIKGLTTRFRLTDGIVHAVNGVDLTIDEGETVALVGESGCGKSVTAYSILRLVFPPGEIAAGELMFEGRDLLTLSEAEMRRLRGDRISMIFQEPMTSLNPVFPIGRQIAEGLILHRGLNRRQSRDEAIRLLGEVGIPAPAERIGDYPHQLSGGMRQRVMIAMALACQPRLLIADEPTTALDVTIQAQILELIDRLKEKNRMALLLITHDLGVVAERAARTMVMYAGRIVEEGPTDQLFASPLHPYTEGLLASLPQQGEPGAPLRTIPGHVPSLRGDLPGCGFCNRCPDREFRCEQATPELREIKPGRKVRCWKYR from the coding sequence ATGTCGCACCTTCTCGCCATCAAAGGATTGACGACCCGCTTCCGGCTGACGGACGGGATTGTCCATGCCGTCAACGGCGTCGATCTCACCATTGACGAAGGGGAGACCGTCGCCCTGGTCGGCGAATCGGGCTGCGGCAAGAGCGTTACCGCCTACTCCATCCTCCGGCTGGTTTTCCCGCCGGGCGAGATCGCAGCGGGTGAACTGATGTTCGAGGGAAGGGACCTGCTGACCCTGAGCGAGGCGGAGATGCGTCGGCTGCGGGGAGACCGGATCTCGATGATTTTCCAGGAGCCGATGACCTCCCTCAACCCGGTTTTCCCCATTGGCCGCCAGATTGCCGAGGGACTGATCCTGCACCGCGGGCTGAACCGCCGGCAGTCCCGCGACGAGGCAATCCGGCTCCTGGGCGAGGTGGGAATTCCGGCGCCGGCCGAGCGAATCGGCGACTACCCTCACCAGCTGTCGGGGGGGATGCGCCAGCGGGTGATGATTGCCATGGCCCTCGCCTGCCAGCCCCGCCTGCTGATCGCCGACGAGCCGACCACCGCCCTCGACGTTACCATCCAGGCCCAGATCCTCGAACTGATCGACCGGCTCAAGGAGAAGAACCGGATGGCACTCCTCTTGATCACCCACGACCTGGGAGTGGTTGCCGAGCGGGCGGCCCGCACCATGGTCATGTATGCCGGCCGGATCGTCGAAGAGGGACCAACCGACCAGCTGTTCGCTTCCCCGCTGCATCCGTACACCGAAGGGCTCCTCGCCTCGCTGCCGCAACAGGGAGAACCCGGCGCGCCGCTCCGGACCATCCCCGGACACGTGCCGAGCCTTCGCGGCGACCTCCCCGGCTGCGGCTTCTGCAACCGCTGTCCCGACCGGGAGTTCCGCTGCGAGCAGGCAACGCCCGAGCTGCGGGAAATCAAACCGGGCCGCAAGGTCAGGTGCTGGAAATACCGATGA
- a CDS encoding class I SAM-dependent rRNA methyltransferase has protein sequence MQEHRIRLTLGKGEDRRIKAGHPWIFSNEIRELQGDRLRGATAEIYDAGGGFIGLGHYNPQSLIAARLLSRQREEIDSVEFFRQRIAGANELRQGRYPGLATYRVVFGEGDFLPGLIVDKYEEYLSVQFLTAGMDARREMVIAALTELFAPRGIVARNDVAVRSLEGLPEAVEILAGDIPDQLAVTEHGLRFLVDLTGGQKTGHFLDQKENHLLLQGIVAGKEVLDCFCYSGSWGVHAAAYGAAAVTCVDISERAAALARENARLNGVANAVTVEACDAFERLRSFRHEGRRFDVVVLDPPAFVKSKKALKEAEKGYLTINRRGMELLNPGGYLITCSCSYHMGREPFRELLARAAQQAGRQLRLVAARSQAPDHPVLLAVPETDYLKCFVLQAV, from the coding sequence ATGCAAGAACACCGTATCCGTCTCACCCTCGGCAAGGGGGAGGATCGCCGGATCAAGGCCGGCCACCCGTGGATCTTCAGCAACGAAATCCGCGAGCTGCAGGGCGACCGGCTCCGCGGTGCGACCGCGGAAATCTATGATGCCGGCGGCGGTTTTATCGGCCTCGGCCACTACAACCCCCAGTCGCTGATCGCCGCCCGCCTCCTCAGCCGCCAGCGCGAGGAGATCGACAGCGTTGAGTTCTTCCGCCAGCGGATCGCGGGCGCCAATGAGCTGCGCCAGGGCCGCTATCCCGGGTTGGCCACCTACCGGGTGGTCTTCGGGGAAGGCGATTTCCTCCCCGGCCTGATCGTCGACAAGTACGAAGAGTACCTGTCGGTCCAGTTTCTCACCGCCGGGATGGACGCCCGGCGGGAGATGGTGATCGCCGCGCTGACCGAGCTTTTCGCCCCGCGGGGGATCGTCGCCCGTAACGATGTGGCGGTCCGGAGCCTCGAAGGGCTGCCGGAAGCGGTGGAAATTCTTGCCGGGGACATCCCCGACCAGCTTGCGGTGACCGAGCATGGCCTCCGCTTCCTGGTCGATCTGACCGGCGGGCAGAAAACGGGACATTTTCTCGACCAGAAGGAGAATCATCTGCTGCTGCAGGGGATCGTGGCGGGAAAAGAGGTGCTCGACTGCTTCTGCTATTCCGGCAGCTGGGGGGTTCATGCCGCCGCCTACGGGGCCGCGGCGGTGACCTGCGTCGATATCTCGGAGCGGGCCGCCGCGCTGGCCCGGGAAAACGCCCGGCTGAACGGGGTGGCGAACGCGGTGACTGTCGAAGCCTGCGACGCCTTCGAGCGGCTGCGGAGTTTCCGCCACGAAGGGCGGCGCTTCGATGTGGTCGTCCTCGACCCGCCGGCGTTCGTCAAGAGCAAGAAAGCGCTGAAGGAAGCGGAAAAGGGATACCTGACCATCAACCGGCGGGGAATGGAACTGCTCAACCCGGGGGGTTACCTGATCACCTGCTCGTGCTCCTACCACATGGGACGGGAACCGTTCCGCGAGTTGCTGGCGCGGGCCGCCCAGCAGGCGGGGCGGCAGCTGCGGCTGGTCGCGGCCCGCTCGCAGGCGCCGGATCATCCGGTGCTGCTGGCAGTACCGGAAACCGACTATCTCAAATGTTTCGTCCTGCAGGCGGTCTAG
- a CDS encoding ABC transporter ATP-binding protein, with protein sequence MMTPLLEATDLVKTFTVKTSPFAPPRQLRAVDGVTLRVAPGETLGIAGESGCGKSTLGKLLLGLLPPDGGTISYNGQALTAGSRRERLTLRKNLQMIFQDPFSSLNPRMRVGDIIGEPLIIHQLVPKTALRDQVLQLMGKVGLLPEHLHRYPHEFSGGQRQRIGIARALAASPQLIVADEPVSALDLSIQAQIINLLQELKREFGLAYIFIAHDLSVVRHMSDRVAIMYLGKIVETGEREAIFSNFRHPYTEALLSAIPRIGGAADGRRIILQGDPPTPLNPPPGCPFHPRCPYAEQICSTIVPQLTEKGHGHLAACHFSEKLYSRG encoded by the coding sequence ATGATGACACCGCTCCTCGAAGCCACCGACCTGGTCAAGACGTTTACCGTCAAGACGAGCCCGTTCGCCCCGCCGCGCCAACTGCGGGCGGTTGACGGGGTGACGCTCCGCGTCGCCCCCGGCGAGACGCTGGGGATCGCCGGCGAGTCGGGGTGCGGCAAGTCGACCCTCGGCAAGCTGCTCCTCGGGCTGCTGCCGCCGGACGGCGGCACCATCAGCTACAACGGTCAGGCGCTGACCGCCGGCTCCCGCCGCGAGCGACTGACGCTACGCAAGAACCTGCAGATGATCTTTCAGGATCCTTTTTCCTCGCTCAACCCGCGGATGCGGGTCGGCGACATCATCGGTGAGCCGCTGATCATCCACCAGCTGGTACCCAAAACCGCACTCCGGGACCAGGTGCTGCAGCTGATGGGGAAGGTCGGGCTGCTCCCCGAACACCTGCATCGCTACCCCCACGAATTCTCCGGCGGCCAGCGGCAGCGGATCGGCATTGCCCGGGCGCTCGCCGCTTCGCCGCAACTGATCGTCGCCGACGAGCCGGTTTCCGCCCTCGACCTGTCGATCCAGGCCCAGATCATTAACCTGCTCCAGGAATTGAAGCGGGAGTTCGGTCTCGCCTATATCTTCATTGCCCACGACCTGTCGGTAGTCCGACACATGAGCGACCGGGTCGCCATCATGTATCTCGGCAAGATCGTCGAAACCGGCGAGCGGGAGGCAATTTTCAGCAACTTCCGGCATCCGTACACTGAAGCGCTCCTCTCGGCAATCCCCCGCATCGGCGGGGCGGCCGATGGCCGGCGGATCATTCTCCAGGGCGATCCCCCCACCCCGCTCAACCCGCCGCCCGGCTGCCCTTTTCACCCGCGCTGCCCGTACGCCGAGCAAATCTGCAGCACAATTGTTCCACAATTGACGGAGAAGGGTCACGGGCACCTAGCTGCTTGTCATTTCAGTGAAAAGCTCTATTCCCGGGGCTAA
- a CDS encoding methyltransferase domain-containing protein gives MIDRRRVREAFDRQAMEYDAHAAVQKRVVARLLELLAGRVGEAPRVLDVGSGTGELACQLADRLHPGRLACIDLAFGMARQTRHKLAATAGTLVAVADAEQLPFHGGAFDLVVSASTFQWLTTLEAAFAEARRVLVPGGRFCFALFGAGTFHELKSAYREALAEVGRESEDRTQRFFTAREVRRALERNGFRVELLGSETETEYHPDVPAFLRSLRRVGAGNASPVRGRGLAERRVMQVMMRRYAEEFGGPAGIPASYAVIYGVGVIDRPTAAR, from the coding sequence ATGATTGACCGGCGGCGGGTACGGGAGGCGTTCGATCGTCAGGCGATGGAGTACGATGCCCATGCTGCCGTGCAGAAACGGGTGGTGGCGCGGCTGTTGGAACTGCTCGCCGGGCGGGTGGGGGAGGCGCCGCGGGTCCTCGACGTGGGGAGCGGGACCGGAGAACTGGCCTGCCAGCTGGCCGATCGCCTGCATCCCGGCCGGCTGGCCTGCATCGATCTCGCCTTCGGCATGGCCCGGCAAACCCGGCACAAACTGGCGGCGACGGCCGGGACGCTGGTCGCCGTCGCCGATGCCGAGCAACTGCCGTTTCACGGCGGGGCCTTCGATCTGGTGGTTTCCGCTTCCACCTTCCAGTGGCTGACCACGCTGGAGGCGGCGTTCGCCGAGGCCCGGCGGGTACTGGTGCCCGGCGGCCGCTTCTGCTTCGCCCTGTTCGGTGCCGGAACGTTCCACGAGCTGAAGAGTGCCTATCGGGAAGCGTTGGCCGAAGTCGGACGGGAGTCGGAGGACCGGACCCAGCGTTTTTTCACCGCCCGCGAGGTGCGGCGTGCCCTGGAACGGAACGGCTTCCGGGTTGAATTGCTCGGCAGCGAGACGGAGACCGAGTACCATCCGGATGTGCCGGCCTTTCTCCGCTCGCTACGGCGGGTCGGTGCTGGCAATGCCTCGCCGGTCCGCGGCCGGGGGCTGGCTGAGCGGCGGGTGATGCAGGTGATGATGCGGCGTTACGCAGAGGAATTCGGCGGGCCGGCCGGCATTCCGGCCAGCTATGCGGTGATCTATGGGGTTGGGGTGATCGACCGGCCGACCGCTGCCCGGTGA
- a CDS encoding SpoIID/LytB domain-containing protein, translating to MKYLWLILVALVLSGGSRGEAAPFRQETIRVALLKGVETVQLAGDGLLATDESGRPVPLAPPCQVKRVREGLAVDGRIVSRLIVAAAATIQVNGKRYRGTLDISPLDKGLLVVNELPLEEYLVGLINCEISSLWPMEAIKAQAVVARTYALYQKQARANAPYHLESSVLDQVYDGCEIEDSRAARGVKETAGEVLTYDGQPIQAFYHSSCGGRTEVPENVWGVKLPYLRSVDCAYCSANPASRWEQTIPLKKLESLLRAAGVNVQGLRDIREGKRNDSGRLTELAFVSARGTATVPAVAFRKIVGYTVIKSTNFTVRITGDAAVFTGRGYGHGVGLCQWGAKQRAADGFSYREILSYYYPGARLEKFDDR from the coding sequence GTGAAGTATCTTTGGCTCATACTCGTTGCCCTGGTGCTGAGTGGGGGGAGCCGCGGCGAAGCCGCGCCTTTTCGCCAGGAGACCATCCGGGTGGCGTTGTTGAAAGGGGTCGAGACGGTCCAACTTGCCGGTGACGGGCTGCTGGCCACCGATGAAAGCGGCCGGCCGGTCCCCCTGGCCCCGCCGTGCCAGGTCAAGCGGGTGCGGGAGGGTCTGGCCGTCGACGGTCGGATCGTCAGCCGGTTGATCGTTGCCGCCGCCGCCACCATCCAGGTGAATGGCAAGCGGTACCGGGGCACCCTCGACATCTCGCCTCTCGACAAGGGGCTGCTGGTGGTGAACGAACTGCCGCTGGAAGAGTACCTGGTCGGCCTGATCAACTGCGAGATTTCGTCGCTCTGGCCCATGGAGGCCATCAAGGCGCAGGCGGTGGTGGCGCGGACCTACGCGCTGTATCAGAAACAGGCCCGGGCCAACGCTCCCTATCATCTGGAGTCGTCGGTTCTCGACCAGGTCTACGACGGCTGCGAGATCGAGGACAGCCGGGCTGCCCGCGGGGTGAAGGAGACCGCCGGCGAGGTGCTTACCTACGATGGCCAGCCGATCCAGGCTTTCTACCATTCCAGCTGCGGCGGCAGGACCGAGGTGCCCGAAAACGTCTGGGGAGTGAAGCTCCCCTATCTGCGGAGCGTGGATTGCGCTTACTGCTCTGCCAACCCCGCCAGCCGTTGGGAGCAGACCATCCCGCTGAAAAAGCTCGAATCGCTGCTCCGCGCTGCCGGCGTCAATGTGCAGGGGCTGCGCGATATCCGGGAAGGGAAGCGGAACGACAGCGGCCGGCTGACCGAGCTGGCGTTTGTCTCGGCCCGGGGGACGGCCACCGTGCCGGCGGTCGCTTTCCGCAAGATCGTCGGCTATACCGTTATCAAGAGCACCAATTTCACCGTGCGGATTACCGGCGATGCGGCGGTCTTTACCGGTCGGGGGTATGGCCACGGCGTCGGCCTCTGCCAGTGGGGGGCAAAGCAGCGGGCCGCCGACGGTTTCTCTTACCGGGAGATCCTGAGCTATTACTATCCCGGTGCCCGGCTGGAAAAATTCGATGACCGGTAG